One genomic segment of Ignavibacteriota bacterium includes these proteins:
- a CDS encoding DPP IV N-terminal domain-containing protein — protein MKPNILIIIIFFVLNSLLAQKKNLTIENVVFDSYSKLAPKTLKQLEWIPNTNNVSYIDGDSVLVEFNTKTNIKNNLIYLSKIKKIFNNSKLGNQFSKFPNIKWIDSKTFTFWNKNYLVSFNLKNNSFNILNKIPAESENSETAPNNILTAFTIGNNLFASLDSSNSIQITNEENKEIVSGQTVSRSEFGINDGIFWSPKSNYLAFYQKDESNVSNYPLVEIGETPAKLKNIKYPMAGQNTEIVKVGVYNFNTQNTIWLNTGEPFDQYLTNISWDPTEKYIFISHLNRDQNHLRLIKYDALTGKQLLTLFEEKDNEYVEPENELTFLPNDPTKFLWFSERDNWQHIYLYDINGKLIKQITSGNWVVKEILGFDKNSNSVFIIATKDSPIEDNAYKVNLKSGKISRITKENANHKVKYNSFNNNFIDTFTNLEIPSISNIINEDGEIISQLNKSENPISDFEISKPKIFALKDKNNIDLYCRIILPTNFDETKKYPVIVYVYGGPHAQLVTNNWYYGRYDFWFQYMAQKGYIVFTLDNKGSANRGLEFEQAIFRNLGTVEIEDQLVGINYLKNLNYIDQERIGVFGWSYGGFMTTSLILRTNNTFKVGVGGGAVIDWKFYEIMYGERYMDTPEANPEGYKNSSLLNYVENLNGKLLLVHGTSDPTVVLENTLEFAKKAANLNKPLDFYPYVGHGHGVGGKDALHLYTKISNYFFDNL, from the coding sequence ATGAAACCAAATATTTTAATAATTATAATATTTTTTGTTTTAAATTCTTTATTGGCTCAGAAGAAAAATTTAACAATTGAAAATGTAGTTTTCGATTCATATTCAAAATTAGCTCCAAAAACTTTAAAACAATTGGAGTGGATTCCAAATACCAATAATGTAAGTTATATCGATGGAGATTCGGTTTTAGTTGAATTTAATACAAAAACAAATATTAAAAATAATTTGATTTATTTAAGTAAAATTAAAAAAATATTTAACAATTCTAAATTGGGTAATCAATTTTCAAAATTCCCAAATATTAAATGGATTGATTCAAAAACTTTTACATTTTGGAATAAAAATTATTTGGTTTCATTTAATTTGAAAAATAATTCGTTTAATATTTTGAATAAAATACCCGCTGAATCTGAAAATAGTGAAACAGCTCCAAATAATATTCTCACTGCTTTTACAATCGGAAATAATTTATTTGCTTCATTAGATTCTTCAAATTCAATTCAAATTACAAATGAAGAAAACAAAGAAATTGTAAGTGGACAAACTGTAAGCCGTTCCGAATTTGGAATTAACGATGGAATATTTTGGTCGCCAAAAAGTAATTATTTAGCTTTCTATCAAAAAGATGAATCGAATGTTTCGAATTATCCTTTGGTTGAAATTGGCGAAACTCCGGCAAAATTAAAAAATATTAAATATCCAATGGCTGGACAAAATACAGAAATTGTAAAAGTTGGCGTTTATAATTTTAATACACAAAATACAATATGGCTTAATACCGGCGAACCTTTTGATCAATATTTAACAAACATTTCTTGGGATCCAACAGAAAAATATATTTTTATTTCACATTTAAATAGAGATCAAAATCATTTAAGATTAATAAAGTATGATGCTTTAACTGGAAAACAATTATTAACATTATTTGAAGAAAAAGACAATGAATATGTTGAACCCGAAAATGAATTAACATTTTTACCAAATGATCCGACAAAATTTTTGTGGTTTTCCGAAAGAGATAATTGGCAGCATATTTATTTGTATGATATTAATGGAAAATTAATTAAACAAATCACTTCTGGAAATTGGGTTGTAAAAGAAATTTTAGGTTTTGATAAAAATTCCAATTCAGTATTTATTATTGCTACAAAAGATTCACCAATTGAAGATAACGCTTATAAAGTAAATTTAAAGAGTGGAAAAATTTCGCGAATCACAAAAGAAAATGCAAATCATAAAGTGAAATACAATTCATTCAATAATAATTTTATTGACACATTTACAAATCTTGAAATTCCATCAATTTCTAATATAATAAATGAAGATGGAGAAATTATTTCTCAATTAAATAAAAGTGAAAATCCGATTTCTGATTTTGAAATAAGTAAGCCAAAAATATTTGCTCTAAAAGATAAAAATAACATTGATCTTTATTGCAGAATAATTCTTCCAACTAATTTTGACGAAACAAAAAAATATCCCGTAATTGTTTACGTTTATGGCGGACCTCATGCACAATTGGTTACAAATAATTGGTATTATGGCCGTTATGACTTTTGGTTTCAATATATGGCGCAAAAAGGCTACATAGTTTTCACGCTTGATAATAAAGGCTCTGCGAACAGAGGTTTGGAATTTGAACAAGCGATATTTAGAAATTTAGGAACTGTTGAAATTGAAGATCAATTAGTTGGTATAAATTATTTGAAAAATCTAAATTATATTGATCAAGAAAGAATTGGAGTTTTTGGATGGAGTTACGGCGGATTTATGACAACCTCTTTAATTCTGAGAACAAATAATACGTTTAAAGTTGGAGTTGGCGGAGGCGCTGTAATTGATTGGAAATTTTATGAAATTATGTACGGTGAAAGATATATGGATACTCCGGAAGCAAATCCCGAAGGTTACAAAAATTCTAGTTTGTTAAATTATGTGGAAAATTTAAATGGTAAACTTTTATTGGTTCACGGAACTTCCGATCCGACTGTAGTTTTGGAAAATACTTTGGAATTTGCTAAGAAAGCTGCAAACCTAAATAAACCTTTGGATTTTTATCCATACGTTGGGCACGGACACGGAGTTGGCGGAAAAGATGCACTTCACCTTTATACAAAAATTTCAAACTACTTTTTTGATAATCTCTAA
- a CDS encoding response regulator, with protein MINDTKLVLFENLNVLQKFAKQGSKSFPDDLCLFLSDELNLKSVYLFEENSENNFVQIGKTTTFDEQIIPNFVSVKEYSNFKNELNFTGNIFKECLITVNVQNENLQSIIFNLNENKFGILILVHKIQPALEDRKKFFNVAQFVQNCFSTWKNSENMKSNILNSNDDLIPKTIKGFQKELKTINGLLTLAKEENSTNSINKYLDQIKNSHQFISSSLEDLNNILNLLNSNADQLKSKFNISNFLEDLIKSKNAELPDSRFILNNVDQKEIHFDEKVLKSILNSALNFSLDLSQTNEVILNSDFISDNKIYFKIIGKNAKLEKSELIQLQTPFGKREVLKKTSGLSLNLLAQTIDFVDGSLKLNIEENNFIINITLPFQAEIQKSIHEILMENNKSNKDKILVIESDQASSALLNNYLSKWNYQTEIVNSGDFAIKLLQQNKYVAVILNIEQGNENSLEILQKIKNNKFTRNTPVIVFSMEAEKEKVYLMGAVEYLVKPINYNNLVEILTSYKLRRNSTVLCVDDDQPTLKLVQQAVQTAGFNVIAEYRPELVLDLIIDKDLDLAIVDLDMPKLNGFDLIKQIKSHGKFDKLPIIIYTGKEDYQQDLQKIDGMFVDLLDKKSTSLNELENAISAMINNIEETKSIEEVKEKSDSPTILMAEDYKHSQIIVTRLLKKSGFENVIVVENGEEALNICKKEKIDLILMDMQMPVMNGFEATQKIREIEEYVDTPIIALTAFAMKGDREKCLEAGATDYIPKPIDSKEFIEKVKYYTQIKIEN; from the coding sequence ATGATAAATGATACAAAATTAGTTTTATTTGAAAATTTAAATGTTCTCCAAAAATTTGCAAAACAAGGCAGCAAATCTTTTCCGGATGATTTATGTTTGTTTTTAAGTGATGAATTAAATCTCAAATCCGTTTATTTATTCGAAGAAAATTCGGAAAATAACTTTGTACAAATTGGAAAAACTACAACTTTTGATGAACAAATAATTCCAAATTTTGTTAGTGTTAAAGAATATTCAAATTTTAAAAATGAATTAAACTTCACCGGAAATATTTTTAAAGAATGTTTAATTACAGTAAATGTTCAAAATGAAAATCTTCAATCGATAATTTTTAATTTGAATGAAAATAAATTTGGTATTCTAATTTTAGTTCATAAAATTCAGCCGGCTTTAGAAGATAGAAAGAAATTTTTTAATGTTGCTCAATTTGTGCAAAATTGTTTTTCAACTTGGAAAAATTCCGAAAATATGAAATCTAACATTTTAAATTCAAATGATGATTTAATTCCAAAAACTATAAAAGGATTTCAGAAAGAACTAAAAACCATAAACGGTTTATTGACTTTAGCTAAAGAAGAAAATTCAACAAACAGCATAAATAAATATTTGGATCAAATAAAAAACTCACATCAATTTATTTCTTCTTCGCTTGAAGACTTAAACAATATTCTAAATTTATTAAACTCAAATGCTGATCAGTTAAAATCTAAATTCAACATTTCAAATTTCTTAGAAGATTTAATAAAATCTAAAAATGCAGAATTACCGGATTCAAGATTTATACTAAATAATGTTGATCAAAAAGAAATTCATTTTGATGAAAAAGTTTTAAAATCAATTTTAAATTCTGCTCTTAATTTTTCATTGGATTTATCACAAACAAATGAAGTTATATTAAATTCAGATTTCATTTCTGATAATAAAATTTATTTTAAAATAATTGGTAAAAATGCAAAACTTGAAAAAAGTGAATTAATTCAACTTCAAACACCGTTTGGAAAACGTGAAGTGTTAAAAAAAACAAGCGGGTTATCGTTAAACTTGTTAGCTCAAACTATTGATTTTGTTGATGGATCTCTCAAATTAAATATTGAAGAAAATAATTTTATAATAAATATAACATTGCCGTTCCAAGCAGAAATTCAAAAATCAATTCATGAAATCTTAATGGAAAATAATAAATCGAACAAAGATAAAATTCTTGTTATAGAAAGCGATCAAGCTTCATCAGCACTTTTAAATAATTATTTATCAAAATGGAATTATCAAACTGAAATTGTAAACTCCGGAGATTTTGCAATAAAACTTCTTCAGCAAAATAAATATGTTGCGGTAATTTTAAACATAGAGCAAGGAAATGAAAACAGTTTAGAAATTCTTCAAAAAATTAAGAACAATAAATTTACACGTAATACTCCGGTAATTGTTTTTTCAATGGAAGCAGAAAAAGAAAAAGTTTATTTAATGGGTGCAGTTGAATATTTAGTTAAACCAATAAATTATAATAATCTTGTAGAAATTTTAACGAGTTATAAATTGAGAAGAAACTCAACCGTACTTTGTGTTGATGATGATCAGCCGACTTTGAAATTGGTTCAGCAAGCTGTGCAAACCGCCGGATTTAATGTTATTGCAGAATATAGACCGGAATTAGTTCTCGATTTAATTATAGATAAAGATTTAGATTTAGCAATTGTTGATTTGGATATGCCGAAGTTAAACGGTTTTGATTTGATTAAACAAATTAAATCACACGGAAAATTTGATAAACTCCCAATAATTATTTATACCGGAAAAGAAGATTATCAGCAAGATTTACAAAAAATTGACGGAATGTTTGTCGATTTACTCGATAAAAAAAGTACAAGTTTGAATGAACTTGAAAATGCAATTTCTGCAATGATAAATAATATTGAAGAAACTAAATCAATTGAAGAAGTAAAAGAGAAAAGCGATTCACCAACAATTTTAATGGCTGAAGATTATAAACATTCTCAAATAATTGTAACCAGACTTTTGAAAAAAAGCGGATTTGAAAATGTAATTGTTGTTGAAAATGGCGAAGAAGCTTTAAATATTTGTAAAAAAGAAAAAATAGATTTAATCCTTATGGATATGCAAATGCCGGTAATGAATGGCTTTGAAGCAACTCAAAAAATTAGAGAAATTGAAGAATATGTAGATACTCCAATTATTGCATTAACGGCTTTTGCAATGAAAGGCGATCGCGAAAAATGTTTGGAAGCCGGCGCTACAGATTATATTCCAAAACCAATTGACAGCAAAGAATTTATTGAAAAAGTAAAGTATTATACTCAAATAAAAATTGAGAATTAA
- a CDS encoding glutamate--tRNA ligase translates to MNKEIRVRFAPSPTGYLHVGGLRTALYNYLFAKKNNGKFILRIEDTDQSRYVEGAVEKLINSLNWVGLNYDEGPEVGGNFGPYFQSQRLEIYSAQVQKLIDEKKSYYCFCTPERLSALKEEQQKLKLPQAKYDQHCLHLSKEEIKQKLESGIPKVIRLNVEPNQSVKFSDIVRGIVEFNSDTIDDQILIKSDGFPTYHLANVVDDHLMEISHVIRGEEWLSSTPKHVLLYQHFGWELPQFAHLPLLLNPDKSKLSKRQGDVAVEDYRDKGYLKEALINFVALLGWNFGDDKEFYLIDEMIEKFSLDRVNKSGAVFNIEKLNWLNGQHLRNKSNDELLGLFKIELQNSNFANIQISDFKLFAIIDAMKERVEFVKDFINSCTYFYESPKTYDEAIVKKRWKEDSEKLLKEFSEELVKIENPNKQDYENILHKIAEQNNVGAGKLIHPIRLAVSGVGIGPGVFDLLYIIGKEEVITRIDKGILEIPKYL, encoded by the coding sequence ATGAATAAAGAAATAAGAGTTAGATTTGCACCAAGTCCAACAGGATATTTACACGTTGGAGGATTAAGAACTGCACTTTACAATTATCTTTTTGCAAAAAAAAATAATGGAAAGTTTATTTTAAGAATTGAAGATACGGATCAATCTCGTTACGTTGAAGGAGCAGTTGAAAAATTAATAAATTCACTAAATTGGGTTGGATTAAATTATGATGAAGGTCCGGAAGTTGGCGGAAATTTTGGCCCATATTTTCAATCGCAGAGATTAGAAATTTATTCAGCGCAAGTTCAAAAATTGATTGATGAAAAAAAATCATATTATTGTTTTTGCACTCCGGAAAGACTTTCAGCATTAAAAGAAGAGCAGCAAAAGTTAAAACTTCCTCAAGCAAAATATGATCAACATTGTCTGCATTTATCTAAAGAAGAAATTAAACAAAAATTGGAAAGCGGAATTCCTAAAGTTATACGATTAAATGTTGAACCAAATCAATCCGTAAAATTTTCGGATATTGTTAGAGGAATTGTTGAGTTTAATTCTGATACAATTGATGATCAAATTTTAATAAAGAGTGACGGATTTCCAACATATCATTTGGCAAATGTTGTTGATGATCATTTGATGGAAATTTCTCATGTAATTCGCGGTGAGGAATGGCTTTCATCAACACCAAAACATGTTTTACTTTATCAACATTTTGGGTGGGAACTTCCGCAATTTGCTCATCTTCCCCTTTTGTTGAATCCGGATAAAAGTAAATTAAGTAAACGTCAAGGTGATGTTGCAGTTGAAGATTACAGAGATAAAGGTTACTTGAAAGAAGCATTAATTAATTTTGTTGCTTTGCTTGGCTGGAATTTTGGTGACGATAAAGAATTTTATTTAATCGATGAAATGATTGAAAAATTTTCTTTAGATCGAGTAAATAAATCCGGCGCAGTTTTTAATATTGAAAAACTAAATTGGCTTAACGGTCAACATTTGAGAAATAAAAGTAATGATGAATTGTTAGGTTTGTTTAAGATTGAATTGCAGAACTCAAATTTTGCAAATATTCAAATTTCCGATTTCAAACTTTTTGCAATTATTGACGCGATGAAAGAACGCGTAGAATTTGTTAAAGATTTTATAAACAGTTGCACTTATTTTTATGAATCGCCAAAAACTTATGATGAAGCAATAGTTAAAAAAAGATGGAAAGAAGATTCAGAAAAATTGTTGAAAGAATTTTCTGAAGAATTAGTAAAAATTGAAAATCCTAATAAACAAGATTATGAGAATATTTTACATAAAATTGCTGAACAAAATAATGTTGGTGCCGGGAAATTAATTCATCCAATTAGATTAGCGGTTTCCGGAGTTGGAATTGGTCCCGGAGTTTTTGATTTATTGTATATTATCGGCAAAGAAGAAGTTATAACCAGAATTGATAAAGGAATTTTAGAAATTCCTAAATATTTATAA
- a CDS encoding glutamine--tRNA ligase/YqeY domain fusion protein, translating into MEDEKKVPRNFIQEIIDNDLKENKNGGKVFTRFPPEPNGYLHIGHAKSICLNFGLGKEYNGKTNLRFDDTNPTKEDVEYVESIKEDIKWLGFQWEGTELYASDYFEQLYEFAVKLIIDGLAYVDSSTLEEIKDERGTPTEPGKLSKFRNRPVEENLDLFERMRVGEFKDGEHILRAKIDMSSPNMNMRDPIMYRIRHAYHHRTENKWCIYPMYDWAHGQSDSIEGITHSICTLEFENHRPLYDWFIEKLGIHHPQQIEFARLNLNYTVMSKRKLLRLVQENLVNGWDDPRMPTISGFRRRGFTPKSIRNFAERVGIAKRDGVIDISLLEYSLREDLNETAPRVMAVLNPLKIVITNYNENLVEELDAVNNPQDEKMGTRKVPFSRELYIEQEDFQEFPHKKFHRLSPGQEVRLRYAYIIKCEKVIKDENGNILEIHCTFDEDTKSGSGKSEKKVKGTIHWVSVKHAIDAEVRLYDRLFSVEFPEEDKEKDFVEFLNPNSLTILKNCKIEPSLISAKVGENYQFERNGYFCVDKYSKNENLVFNRTVTLKDTWSKIISK; encoded by the coding sequence ATGGAAGATGAGAAAAAAGTACCGAGAAATTTTATTCAAGAAATAATTGATAATGATTTGAAGGAAAACAAAAATGGCGGAAAAGTTTTTACACGTTTTCCTCCGGAGCCAAATGGATATTTACATATTGGTCACGCAAAATCCATCTGTTTAAATTTTGGTTTGGGAAAAGAGTATAACGGAAAAACAAATTTACGTTTTGATGATACAAATCCGACTAAAGAAGATGTTGAATATGTTGAATCGATAAAAGAAGATATAAAATGGCTGGGTTTTCAATGGGAAGGAACTGAACTTTACGCATCAGATTATTTTGAGCAGCTTTACGAATTTGCGGTAAAATTGATTATAGATGGATTAGCTTATGTTGATTCTTCAACTTTGGAAGAAATAAAAGATGAACGCGGAACTCCAACTGAACCGGGAAAATTAAGCAAATTTAGAAATCGTCCAGTTGAAGAAAATTTGGATTTGTTTGAACGAATGAGAGTCGGAGAATTTAAAGATGGCGAACATATTTTGCGTGCAAAAATTGATATGAGTTCACCAAATATGAATATGCGGGATCCAATTATGTACAGAATTCGACACGCATATCATCACAGAACAGAAAATAAGTGGTGCATTTATCCAATGTACGATTGGGCTCACGGTCAATCTGATTCAATTGAAGGAATTACACATTCAATCTGTACTTTGGAATTTGAAAATCACCGACCATTATACGATTGGTTTATTGAGAAATTAGGAATTCATCATCCTCAACAAATTGAGTTTGCAAGATTAAATCTTAATTATACTGTAATGAGTAAACGAAAATTACTAAGATTAGTTCAAGAAAATTTAGTAAACGGTTGGGATGATCCAAGAATGCCAACTATTTCCGGTTTTAGAAGACGCGGTTTTACACCAAAATCCATAAGAAATTTTGCCGAAAGAGTTGGCATTGCAAAAAGAGACGGAGTAATTGATATTTCTTTGCTTGAATACAGTTTGCGTGAAGATTTAAACGAAACCGCACCAAGAGTTATGGCAGTTTTAAATCCTTTAAAAATTGTAATTACAAATTATAATGAAAATTTAGTTGAAGAATTAGATGCAGTTAATAATCCTCAAGATGAAAAAATGGGAACAAGAAAAGTTCCTTTTTCAAGAGAACTTTATATTGAGCAAGAAGATTTTCAAGAATTTCCGCATAAAAAGTTTCACAGACTTTCTCCCGGACAAGAAGTAAGGTTACGATATGCTTATATAATTAAATGTGAAAAAGTGATAAAAGATGAAAATGGTAATATTTTAGAAATTCATTGTACTTTTGATGAAGATACAAAAAGCGGAAGCGGAAAAAGTGAAAAAAAAGTGAAAGGTACAATTCATTGGGTTTCTGTTAAACATGCGATTGATGCAGAAGTACGACTTTATGACAGACTTTTTAGCGTTGAATTTCCCGAAGAAGATAAGGAAAAAGATTTTGTAGAATTTTTGAATCCAAATTCATTAACAATTTTGAAAAATTGTAAAATTGAACCAAGTTTAATTTCTGCCAAAGTTGGTGAAAATTATCAATTTGAAAGAAATGGTTATTTTTGTGTAGATAAATATTCCAAAAATGAAAATTTAGTTTTTAATAGAACAGTAACTTTAAAGGATACTTGGTCTAAAATAATTTCTAAATAA
- a CDS encoding antibiotic biosynthesis monooxygenase, whose translation MYARMTTFYLHVKSMEHATKVYQESIIPAAKNQPGFLRAFFLTNSNAGKFVAITIWDNIEHALANQKSGYYQAQIDKFNDFMIDKPDVEGFSVGAMSF comes from the coding sequence ATGTATGCAAGAATGACAACATTTTACCTACATGTTAAATCTATGGAACATGCAACCAAAGTATATCAAGAAAGTATTATTCCGGCTGCAAAAAATCAACCAGGCTTTTTAAGAGCATTTTTCCTAACAAATAGCAATGCGGGGAAATTTGTCGCAATAACTATTTGGGATAATATTGAACATGCTCTCGCAAATCAAAAATCCGGTTATTATCAAGCTCAAATTGATAAGTTTAATGATTTTATGATTGATAAACCAGACGTTGAAGGATTTTCAGTAGGGGCTATGTCGTTTTAA
- a CDS encoding HAMP domain-containing histidine kinase — protein sequence MIGDIKIIDEIKHFDEASAKILSIISHEIRGSFNIINGISNLILRDNIIKDPDVRELILLIQSTSTKSFDLLDKLLQLSNLDSDIFITDKKNISINNIIKEIIEFYKFQINQKKLSIILDLDNNAEIRINESMMIFIIRNLLSNAIKFSNINGKIEISYKWKNNFFELSVKDYGIGMNRKKIEEINENIYQVSFDGTIGEKGSGMGLNLCRHFIKQYNGNLEIESSLGKGSNIIVTLPV from the coding sequence ATGATTGGTGATATAAAAATAATTGATGAAATTAAACATTTTGACGAAGCAAGCGCTAAAATATTATCAATTATTTCACACGAAATTAGAGGATCATTTAACATTATTAATGGGATAAGTAATCTAATTTTACGAGATAATATTATTAAAGATCCGGATGTTCGTGAACTGATTTTATTAATTCAATCTACTTCTACAAAAAGTTTTGATTTACTTGATAAACTTTTACAATTATCTAATTTGGATTCAGATATTTTTATAACTGATAAAAAAAATATAAGTATTAATAATATTATTAAAGAGATAATTGAATTTTACAAGTTTCAAATTAATCAGAAAAAACTTTCTATTATCCTTGATTTGGACAATAATGCGGAAATTAGAATAAATGAAAGTATGATGATTTTTATTATCAGAAATTTACTTTCTAATGCGATAAAATTTTCAAACATTAATGGTAAAATTGAAATTTCATATAAGTGGAAAAATAATTTCTTTGAGTTAAGTGTTAAAGATTATGGAATTGGAATGAACCGCAAAAAAATTGAAGAAATAAATGAGAATATTTATCAAGTTAGTTTTGATGGAACAATAGGAGAAAAGGGTTCTGGGATGGGTTTAAATCTTTGCCGTCATTTTATCAAACAGTACAACGGAAATCTTGAAATTGAAAGTAGTTTAGGAAAGGGAAGTAATATTATTGTTACTTTGCCGGTATAA